One stretch of Macrobrachium nipponense isolate FS-2020 chromosome 16, ASM1510439v2, whole genome shotgun sequence DNA includes these proteins:
- the LOC135195369 gene encoding uncharacterized protein LOC135195369 → MIPFVREGTAHPETRCGPRPPVPGHAEGFIRQSRDTQQTSPAHPRTRGRPCPPVPGHDGGPDPTVPGHLAGLGRLSQDMLKASYASPGTLGSPDPLVPGHVTGLAHPYQDTMVGLTHPSQDTRQASAACPMTHGGSHPPILEHLMASPASTRTQWRARLPILKPVAGLSRPSRDPWQAPPTHPWGPTCPFQDPWGPSPTHPRAPGRPRTLVLGPLTGLTHVVGLACPSQDPWWDSWRASPTRPGTHGGSWDPSQALHTRPGTPGGPRLPIPRPVTGPSHPSQDPRQASHTNFSFAPRSCRTSSSSWSFRSPWISVFLSSDSR, encoded by the coding sequence ATGATCCCTTTTGTTAGGGAAGGAACCGCCCATCCCGAGACCCGTTGTGGGCCTCGcccacctgtcccaggacacgCTGAAGGCTTCATACGCCAGTCCCGGGACACTCAGCAGACAtcacccgcccatcccaggacacgtggcaggccttgCCCACCCGTACCAGGACACGATGGCGGGCCTGACCCAACCGTTCCaggacacctggcaggcctcggccgcctgtcccaggacatgcTGAAGGCCTCATACGCCAGTCCCGGGACACTCGGCAGTCCTGACCCgctcgtcccgggacacgtgacAGGCCTTGCCCACCCGTACCAGGATACAATGGTGGGCCTgacccacccgtcccaggacaccaGGCAGGCCTCGGCCGCCTGTCCCATGACCCATGGCGGGTCCCACCCACCCATCCTGGAACACCTGATGGCCTCGCCCGCCAGTACCAGGACACAATGGCGGGCTCGCCTGCCCATCCTGAAACCCGTGGCAGGCCTCAGCCGCCCATCCCGTGACCCATGGCAGGCCCCGCCCACCCATCCCTGGGGCCCCACCTGCCCATTCCAGGACCCATGGGGGCcctcgcccacccatcccagggCTCCTGGCAGGCCGCGCACACTTGTTCTAGGACCCCTGACGGGCCTCACTcacgtggtgggcctcgcctgcccgtcccaggacccatggTGGGACTCATGGCGAGCTTCGCCTACACGTCCTGGAACACATGGTGGATCTTGGGACCCCTCCCAGGCCTTGcacacccgtcccgggacccctggCGGACCTCGACTGCCCATCCCGCGACCCGTGACAGGCCCCAgccacccgtcccaggaccctcGGCAAGCCTCGcacaccaatttctccttcgctcctcgcagctgtcgaacctcatcttccagctggtcgttccgttcgccctggatatcggtcttcctctccagcgactccagaTGA